A DNA window from Corallococcus soli contains the following coding sequences:
- a CDS encoding metallophosphoesterase, translating into MRLFGIGDTHLPSTRQKDMHRFGWTDHPLPLQRAWDERVRPEDVVIVAGDISWATRAHEVMDDLAWLDARPGRKVLVRGNHDYWWGDSASKLRKLLEPFRTLEGFLHNNAVVMGPWVIAGTRLWTTPEAPPMPGGEMGDEPSDAGYLERETRRLAASLEDARKKELASPTPLTRIVAVHFPPVYANERSTAFSAPIEAFAPKVCVYGHLHAGGISAGFTGERGGVRYVLASCDAAGFTPLLLDER; encoded by the coding sequence ATGCGGCTCTTCGGCATCGGCGACACGCACCTGCCCTCCACGCGGCAGAAGGACATGCACCGCTTCGGCTGGACGGACCACCCGCTCCCGCTGCAACGCGCGTGGGATGAGCGGGTGCGGCCGGAGGACGTGGTCATCGTCGCGGGGGACATCTCCTGGGCCACGCGGGCGCACGAGGTGATGGACGACCTGGCGTGGCTGGACGCGCGCCCCGGGCGCAAGGTGCTGGTGCGCGGCAACCACGACTACTGGTGGGGCGACTCCGCGTCCAAGCTGCGCAAGCTGCTGGAGCCCTTCCGCACGCTGGAAGGCTTCCTGCACAACAACGCGGTGGTGATGGGCCCGTGGGTCATCGCCGGCACGCGGCTGTGGACCACGCCGGAGGCGCCGCCCATGCCCGGCGGAGAGATGGGCGACGAGCCGTCCGACGCCGGGTACCTGGAGCGTGAGACGCGGAGGCTGGCCGCGTCGCTGGAGGACGCGCGCAAGAAGGAGCTGGCCAGCCCCACGCCGCTCACGCGCATCGTCGCCGTGCACTTCCCGCCGGTGTACGCCAACGAGCGGTCCACCGCGTTCAGCGCCCCCATTGAAGCCTTCGCCCCCAAGGTCTGCGTCTACGGCCACCTGCACGCGGGCGGCATCAGCGCGGGCTTCACCGGCGAGCGGGGCGGCGTGCGCTACGTGCTCGCCTCCTGCGACGCCGCCGGCTTCACCCCCCTGCTGCTCGACGAGCGCTGA
- a CDS encoding sensor histidine kinase, whose product MTMVATSRLGEVRHFGAHAPEIEERLALLAEASRVLADASLEPPAVMERLCGLVVPLLGTACALRLLSEDGLWLRTVASASALPESRARFQALISQRMRADEGVAAEVLETGEAQGVEAVLVLPLRARGRAMGTLTVWRDATEPRPMEPPGACEPFEPFDPGEQLLLQELADRAALALDVARAYAAERQARQAAEVAAGRLARLQHVTAELSEALTAARVAEVVLEQGLAVADATGGGLWLVEPDTARVTLLRCAGCTPDAEERLRRAPLPGEAPAAHCLRELRPVWLETEDALEGSAKPAPSSACLPLVADGRALGVLVFAFNVPHGFDDDERAFLQLVAHHAAQALSRARLLEQEQRARAALREAHQTLEAIIQASPAAIMLLDPDGTVRLWNPAAERMLGWTAEEVLGRVLPSVPPEHWDAFRHSLERATRGTVLDGAPMAGRRRDGSAVQLAVWTGRVHPASGPPQCLSMMVDITERQRGEAAQRFLAEAGGVLAGSLEEEETLERVAHLAVPAYAETCGVFLEDESGGVRCVATAGGGEPGEVPPPGLAVVTRVIQSGRPETRSGLSDADPTSARAGGTFAYLCVPLRVRGHTLGALTFVTSKRAYDAQDQSLAQELARRAALALDNASLHRDARQAIRLREEFLSIASHELKTPISALQLQVQSLMAGLARAGTQFDPERLRRGLERVDRQVKRQTLLVNDLLDVSRLSAGKLELVLEPLELGTLVREVAERFEPEFTRSGTPLELTLAPEARGQWDRLRLDQVLTNLMSNALKYGRGNPVRVELEVEAGTARLRVKDGGIGIAREHLPRLFHRFERAVSERNYGGFGLGLWIARQIVEAMGGHIEVDSVLGEGSTFRVELPRG is encoded by the coding sequence ATGACGATGGTGGCGACCAGCAGGCTGGGCGAGGTGCGGCACTTCGGGGCGCATGCTCCGGAGATCGAGGAGCGGCTGGCGCTTCTGGCCGAGGCCTCGCGGGTGTTGGCGGATGCGTCGCTGGAGCCGCCCGCGGTGATGGAGCGGCTGTGCGGGCTGGTGGTGCCCCTGCTGGGGACGGCGTGCGCGCTGCGGCTGTTGTCGGAGGACGGGCTGTGGCTGCGCACGGTGGCGTCGGCGTCGGCGCTGCCGGAGTCGCGGGCGCGCTTCCAGGCGCTCATCTCCCAGCGGATGCGCGCGGACGAGGGCGTGGCGGCGGAGGTGCTGGAGACGGGGGAGGCGCAGGGGGTGGAGGCGGTGCTGGTGCTGCCGCTGAGGGCGCGGGGCCGCGCCATGGGGACGCTGACGGTGTGGCGGGACGCGACGGAGCCCCGGCCCATGGAGCCGCCGGGCGCCTGCGAACCCTTCGAACCCTTTGATCCGGGCGAGCAGCTGTTGTTGCAAGAGCTGGCGGACCGGGCGGCGCTGGCGCTGGACGTGGCGCGGGCGTACGCGGCGGAGCGGCAGGCGCGGCAGGCGGCGGAGGTGGCGGCCGGGAGGCTCGCGCGGCTGCAGCACGTCACCGCGGAGCTGTCGGAGGCGCTCACCGCCGCGCGCGTGGCGGAGGTGGTGCTGGAGCAGGGGCTGGCGGTGGCGGACGCGACGGGCGGGGGCCTGTGGCTGGTGGAGCCGGACACCGCGCGCGTCACCCTGCTGCGCTGCGCGGGCTGCACCCCGGACGCGGAGGAGCGGCTGCGGCGGGCGCCCCTCCCCGGGGAGGCGCCGGCGGCCCACTGCCTGCGGGAGCTGCGGCCGGTGTGGCTGGAGACGGAGGACGCGCTGGAAGGGTCCGCGAAGCCGGCCCCGTCCTCGGCGTGCCTGCCCCTGGTGGCGGACGGCCGCGCGCTGGGGGTGCTGGTGTTCGCCTTCAACGTGCCGCACGGGTTCGACGACGACGAGCGGGCCTTCCTCCAGCTGGTGGCGCACCACGCGGCGCAGGCGCTGTCGCGGGCGCGGCTGCTGGAGCAGGAGCAGCGGGCCCGGGCGGCGCTGCGGGAGGCGCACCAGACGCTGGAGGCCATCATCCAGGCGAGCCCCGCGGCCATCATGCTGTTGGATCCGGACGGCACGGTGCGGCTGTGGAATCCGGCCGCGGAGCGGATGCTGGGGTGGACGGCGGAGGAGGTGCTGGGCCGGGTGCTGCCGTCGGTGCCGCCGGAGCACTGGGATGCGTTCCGGCACAGCCTGGAGCGCGCCACGCGGGGCACGGTGCTGGATGGCGCGCCCATGGCGGGGCGCAGGCGGGACGGCAGCGCGGTGCAACTGGCGGTGTGGACGGGCCGGGTGCACCCGGCGAGCGGGCCGCCGCAGTGCCTGAGCATGATGGTGGACATCACCGAGCGGCAGCGGGGGGAGGCGGCGCAGCGCTTCCTGGCGGAGGCCGGCGGGGTGCTGGCGGGGAGCCTGGAAGAGGAGGAGACGCTGGAGCGCGTGGCGCACCTGGCGGTGCCGGCGTACGCGGAGACGTGCGGCGTGTTCCTGGAGGACGAGTCCGGCGGGGTGCGGTGCGTGGCCACGGCGGGCGGGGGCGAGCCCGGCGAGGTGCCGCCGCCGGGGCTGGCGGTGGTGACGCGGGTCATCCAGTCCGGGAGGCCGGAGACGCGCTCCGGGCTGTCGGACGCGGACCCGACAAGCGCGCGCGCGGGCGGCACGTTCGCGTACCTGTGCGTGCCGCTGCGGGTGCGGGGACACACGCTGGGGGCGCTGACGTTCGTCACGTCCAAGCGGGCGTACGACGCGCAGGACCAGTCGCTGGCGCAGGAACTGGCGCGGCGGGCGGCGCTGGCGCTGGACAACGCGAGCCTCCACCGGGACGCGCGGCAGGCCATCCGCCTGCGCGAGGAGTTCCTCTCCATCGCGAGCCATGAGCTGAAGACGCCCATCAGCGCGCTCCAGCTCCAGGTGCAGAGCCTGATGGCGGGGCTGGCGCGGGCGGGCACGCAGTTCGACCCGGAGCGCCTGCGGCGGGGCCTGGAGCGGGTGGACCGGCAGGTGAAGCGGCAGACGCTGCTGGTGAACGACCTGCTGGACGTGTCGCGCCTGAGCGCGGGCAAGCTGGAGCTGGTGCTGGAGCCGCTGGAGCTGGGCACGCTGGTGCGGGAGGTGGCGGAGCGCTTCGAGCCGGAGTTCACGCGCTCGGGCACGCCGCTGGAGCTGACCCTGGCGCCGGAGGCGCGAGGCCAGTGGGACCGGCTGCGGTTGGATCAAGTGCTCACGAACCTGATGTCCAACGCGCTGAAGTATGGCCGGGGCAACCCGGTGCGCGTGGAGCTGGAGGTGGAGGCGGGCACGGCGCGGCTGCGGGTGAAGGACGGCGGCATCGGCATCGCGCGGGAGCACCTGCCGCGGCTGTTCCACCGCTTCGAGCGCGCGGTGTCCGAGCGCAACTACGGCGGCTTCGGGCTGGGGCTGTGGATCGCCCGGCAGATCGTCGAGGCGATGGGCGGCCACATCGAGGTGGACAGCGTCCTGGGCGAGGGCTCCACGTTCCGCGTGGAGCTGCCGCGCGGGTGA
- a CDS encoding S9 family peptidase produces MTFASLPLLVTLLTAQTPAPTKPPPAPASTKAPSAVAGIAPLPGRPNLWASGVPAVPPALAQRVQQYLESRSAQLLDVSDDGQQVLISTRFADVNQLHLVEMPLGARTQLTFTKEPINRARFMPGNPRVVFYLQDTGGGEFFQVFKLDRGTGRSELLTDGKSRHQELLVSRDGRWLAYAGTGRNGKDTDVYVAPTADPRQAKRVTEAEGSWGPVDFSRDGSKLLVRQYRAADDADLSVVDLKTNARTQLTPKEGKGSVRAALFTHDGQGVYVATDRYSDFAELYRLPLTGALPAAPVSLTKSVRWNVERLELSADGRKLAMSVNEEGYGRLYLLDTRTQALSPVETPKGVMGELRFPAKRSDRVAFSLTSARVPLDVFTVDLGTKKTTRWTRSEVGGLDPETFVEPELVRYPSTDGVKVPAFLYRPKNAKGKVPVVVVFHGGPEGQSVPGFSSQTQLMAAELGLAVLLPNVRGSEGYGKAYRAMDDGVKREQSLADIGATLDFIASRPELDASRVGVYGGSYGGYLTLATAAFFPERIKAAVDVVGISSLPSFLRNTQAYRRDLRRAEYGDERDPAVLQVQERISPLGSVKRIQAALFVQQGANDPRVPQSEAEQIVQAVAGKGSDVWYLLATDEGHGFQKKANRDLAQTTALMFLEKHLLRPATGQGGGAGGM; encoded by the coding sequence ATGACCTTCGCGTCCCTTCCGCTCCTCGTGACCCTGCTCACGGCGCAGACGCCCGCGCCGACGAAGCCCCCGCCCGCGCCTGCTTCCACGAAGGCGCCGTCCGCCGTCGCCGGCATCGCGCCCCTGCCCGGTCGGCCCAACCTGTGGGCGAGCGGCGTGCCGGCGGTGCCGCCCGCGCTGGCCCAGCGCGTCCAGCAGTACCTGGAGTCCCGCTCCGCGCAGCTGCTGGACGTGAGCGACGACGGGCAGCAGGTGCTCATCTCCACGCGCTTCGCGGACGTCAACCAGCTGCACCTGGTGGAGATGCCGCTGGGCGCGCGCACGCAGCTCACCTTCACGAAGGAGCCCATCAACCGGGCGCGCTTCATGCCGGGCAACCCTCGGGTGGTGTTCTACCTGCAGGACACGGGCGGCGGAGAGTTCTTCCAGGTGTTCAAGCTGGACCGGGGCACGGGACGCTCGGAGCTGCTGACGGACGGCAAGAGCCGGCACCAGGAGCTGCTGGTGTCGCGGGACGGGCGCTGGCTCGCGTACGCGGGCACGGGGCGCAACGGCAAGGACACCGACGTGTACGTGGCGCCCACGGCGGATCCCCGCCAGGCGAAGCGGGTGACGGAGGCGGAGGGGAGCTGGGGGCCGGTGGACTTCTCGCGCGACGGCTCGAAGCTGCTGGTGCGGCAATACCGCGCGGCGGACGACGCGGACCTGAGCGTGGTGGACCTGAAGACGAACGCGCGCACGCAGCTCACGCCCAAGGAGGGCAAGGGCAGCGTGCGGGCCGCGCTCTTCACGCACGACGGGCAGGGCGTGTACGTGGCGACGGACCGCTACAGCGACTTCGCGGAGCTGTACCGGCTGCCGCTCACGGGCGCGCTCCCCGCCGCGCCCGTGTCGCTGACGAAGTCGGTGCGCTGGAACGTGGAGCGCCTGGAGCTGTCCGCGGACGGGCGGAAGCTGGCGATGAGCGTCAACGAAGAGGGCTATGGCCGGCTGTACCTGCTGGACACGCGCACGCAGGCGCTGTCCCCGGTGGAGACGCCGAAGGGCGTGATGGGCGAGCTGCGCTTCCCCGCGAAGCGGTCCGACCGGGTGGCGTTCTCGCTGACGTCGGCGCGGGTGCCGCTGGACGTCTTCACCGTGGACCTGGGCACGAAGAAGACGACGCGCTGGACGCGCTCGGAGGTGGGCGGGCTGGACCCGGAGACGTTCGTGGAGCCGGAGCTGGTGCGCTACCCGTCCACGGACGGCGTGAAGGTGCCGGCGTTCCTGTACCGGCCGAAGAACGCGAAGGGGAAGGTGCCCGTGGTGGTGGTGTTCCACGGCGGGCCGGAGGGGCAGAGCGTGCCGGGCTTCAGCTCGCAGACGCAGCTGATGGCGGCGGAGCTGGGGCTGGCGGTGCTGTTGCCCAACGTGCGGGGCTCGGAGGGGTACGGCAAGGCGTACCGGGCCATGGATGACGGCGTGAAGCGGGAGCAGAGCCTGGCGGACATCGGGGCCACGCTGGACTTCATCGCGTCGCGGCCGGAGCTGGATGCGTCGCGGGTGGGCGTCTACGGCGGGTCCTACGGCGGCTACCTGACGCTGGCCACGGCGGCGTTCTTCCCGGAGCGCATCAAGGCGGCGGTGGACGTGGTGGGCATCTCCTCGCTGCCGTCGTTCCTGCGCAACACGCAGGCGTACCGGCGGGACCTGCGGCGCGCGGAGTACGGCGACGAGCGCGACCCGGCGGTGCTCCAGGTGCAGGAGCGCATCTCGCCGCTGGGGTCGGTGAAGCGCATCCAGGCGGCGCTCTTCGTGCAACAGGGCGCGAACGACCCGCGCGTGCCGCAGTCGGAGGCGGAGCAGATCGTCCAGGCGGTGGCAGGGAAGGGCTCGGACGTCTGGTACCTGCTGGCCACGGACGAGGGCCACGGATTCCAGAAGAAGGCCAACCGGGACCTGGCCCAGACGACGGCGCTGATGTTCCTGGAGAAGCACCTGCTGCGCCCGGCGACCGGGCAGGGGGGCGGGGCGGGAGGCATGTAG
- a CDS encoding DUF2378 family protein, giving the protein MPSDKAELAARIAILQPGDSIRGLIFKSVFSLVQQHAGANGMEKIRVGELDHDYAELRSYPARELLTLLYTVADLLEGQLGSPEAVFQACGEVSITRYSTGPGMLIFGIISRGDPQKLFAGAQMAYSAAVSYGNREYLTTGTKSGTLRMRRDMMPPAYHVGILTGSLKVLGLTGNVTAKQQGLDRVDYDIQWS; this is encoded by the coding sequence ATGCCGTCGGACAAGGCCGAGCTCGCCGCAAGGATCGCCATCCTCCAGCCGGGGGATTCCATCCGAGGGCTCATCTTCAAATCCGTGTTCAGCCTGGTGCAGCAGCACGCGGGGGCCAACGGGATGGAGAAGATTCGCGTGGGCGAGTTGGACCACGACTACGCGGAGCTGCGCTCGTATCCGGCGCGGGAGCTGCTCACGCTGCTGTACACCGTGGCGGACCTGCTGGAGGGCCAGCTCGGCTCACCCGAGGCCGTGTTCCAGGCGTGCGGCGAGGTGAGCATCACGCGCTACTCCACCGGACCGGGGATGCTCATCTTCGGCATCATCTCCCGAGGGGACCCGCAGAAGCTCTTCGCGGGCGCGCAGATGGCGTACAGCGCGGCGGTGTCCTACGGCAACCGCGAGTACCTCACCACGGGGACCAAGTCCGGCACGCTGCGCATGCGCCGGGACATGATGCCGCCCGCGTACCACGTGGGCATCCTCACCGGTTCGCTCAAGGTGCTGGGGCTCACGGGCAACGTCACCGCGAAGCAGCAGGGCCTGGACCGCGTGGACTACGACATCCAGTGGAGCTGA
- a CDS encoding golvesin C-terminal-like domain-containing protein translates to MSTFRNPFAAAAAALVLSACGPQAQQPTEAPAPAETETPSQPTDTGGSAMPRELDPLFAQAAQEFNVPAELLKAVSYTETRWQMVRGTEEFPGQQPAFGLMALRGADLEQGAALAGVSVDAARTDAAANIRAGAALLSRFATEANVERGDLGAWAPVAARLSGISHPEALAEHVHHGVYSVINEGAVALNTDGSVAASLEPVTVEAKFARPQVRAMAAGPDYGASIWRPSPNYNARPAGAGGDPSMIIIHTCEGGYAGCWGWLANSASGVSAHYVVNESGSEVTQLVRESSRAWHIGAAYNCSLNGSKECWLNGASSNNFTIGIEHGGFASGTFSSGLIETSAKLSCDIARDNAILKDSYHIVAHGRLQPATRTDPGPNWPWASYINKINGYCGTATPAGEIIVDSNSANNDASKARFELTGAWTAGSSAGYYGSGYYFAATEAISEPATFWFYLPTAQTRTVDGWWVAGTNRSTSAAFISFNAAGANLGTATANQQINGGKWVTLGSYNFTAGWNKVQLSRWQAAGSVVIADAIRVR, encoded by the coding sequence ATGTCAACGTTCCGCAATCCGTTCGCGGCGGCCGCCGCCGCCCTGGTGTTGTCCGCGTGTGGTCCCCAGGCGCAGCAGCCCACGGAGGCGCCCGCTCCCGCCGAGACGGAGACGCCGTCGCAGCCGACGGACACCGGTGGCAGCGCGATGCCGCGTGAGCTGGATCCGCTGTTCGCGCAGGCCGCCCAGGAGTTCAACGTCCCGGCGGAGCTGCTCAAGGCGGTCTCCTACACGGAGACGCGCTGGCAGATGGTGCGCGGCACGGAGGAGTTCCCGGGCCAGCAGCCCGCGTTCGGCCTGATGGCCCTGCGCGGCGCGGACCTGGAGCAGGGCGCGGCGCTGGCCGGCGTGTCGGTGGACGCGGCGCGCACGGACGCGGCGGCGAACATCCGCGCGGGCGCGGCGCTGCTCTCCCGGTTCGCCACGGAGGCGAACGTGGAGCGCGGGGACCTGGGCGCGTGGGCGCCGGTGGCCGCGCGGCTGAGCGGCATCAGCCACCCGGAAGCGCTGGCGGAGCACGTGCACCACGGCGTGTACTCGGTCATCAACGAGGGCGCGGTGGCGCTCAACACGGACGGCTCCGTGGCGGCGTCCCTGGAGCCCGTGACGGTGGAGGCGAAGTTCGCCCGCCCGCAGGTGCGGGCCATGGCGGCGGGTCCGGACTACGGCGCGTCCATCTGGCGTCCGTCGCCCAACTACAACGCGCGGCCCGCGGGCGCCGGTGGCGACCCGTCGATGATCATCATCCACACCTGTGAGGGCGGCTACGCCGGGTGCTGGGGCTGGCTCGCCAACAGCGCCTCCGGCGTGAGCGCGCACTACGTGGTGAACGAGAGCGGCAGCGAGGTGACGCAGCTCGTGCGTGAGTCCAGCCGCGCCTGGCACATCGGCGCCGCGTACAACTGCAGCCTCAACGGCAGCAAGGAGTGCTGGCTGAACGGCGCGTCGTCCAACAACTTCACCATCGGCATCGAGCACGGCGGCTTCGCCAGCGGGACGTTCTCGTCGGGCCTCATCGAGACGTCCGCCAAGCTGTCGTGCGACATCGCGCGCGACAACGCCATCCTGAAGGACAGCTACCACATCGTGGCGCACGGCCGCCTGCAGCCGGCGACGCGCACGGACCCGGGTCCCAACTGGCCGTGGGCGTCGTACATCAACAAGATCAACGGCTACTGCGGCACCGCGACGCCGGCCGGTGAGATCATCGTCGACAGCAACAGCGCCAACAACGACGCGTCCAAGGCGCGCTTCGAGCTGACGGGCGCGTGGACCGCGGGCAGCAGCGCCGGCTACTACGGCAGCGGCTACTACTTCGCGGCCACGGAGGCCATCTCCGAGCCGGCGACGTTCTGGTTCTACCTGCCCACCGCGCAGACGCGCACGGTGGACGGCTGGTGGGTGGCGGGCACGAACCGCTCTACCTCCGCGGCGTTCATCTCCTTCAACGCGGCCGGCGCCAACCTGGGCACGGCGACCGCGAACCAGCAGATCAACGGCGGCAAGTGGGTGACGCTGGGCTCGTACAACTTCACCGCCGGCTGGAACAAGGTGCAGCTGAGCCGCTGGCAGGCCGCGGGCTCGGTGGTCATCGCCGACGCCATCCGGGTGCGCTGA
- a CDS encoding TolB family protein, producing the protein MLGAMGCEGRCGGASTPAPGPQSLSEAERRALPGTIVFLSERAGQKDVWRVTPDGKETQVTSAPEDEYPGPPSPDGQRLLVVASGEANGRVFQQLRVQPLEGGAAVALHPPRSRARNASWGPDGTWLVAESDAQGFSDVVRLAPTANAVDTRLTHEKAGCFEPAVSPDGTQVACVCSTEGDPEVYVYRADGTGEPRRITTFYKEDRSPRWSPDGQWLLFVSDRERRERMYLVRPDGSDLRVLSGEGFAGDEREAVFSPDSQRVAYVARHADGKSRIWVAKVAGGAPVALTDGTHRDDMPAWSPDGKALVFVSERDGDTDLFLMRADGTGQTRLTTAKGADWLPTWFVPR; encoded by the coding sequence TTGCTGGGTGCCATGGGGTGCGAGGGCCGCTGCGGCGGCGCTTCCACCCCGGCCCCTGGCCCCCAGTCCCTGTCGGAGGCGGAGCGGCGGGCCCTGCCGGGCACCATCGTCTTCCTCTCCGAGCGGGCGGGACAGAAGGACGTCTGGCGGGTGACGCCGGACGGGAAGGAGACGCAGGTCACCTCCGCGCCCGAGGACGAGTACCCCGGCCCCCCGTCGCCGGACGGCCAGCGGCTGCTGGTGGTGGCGTCGGGCGAGGCCAACGGTCGCGTGTTCCAGCAGCTGCGCGTGCAGCCCCTGGAGGGCGGCGCGGCGGTGGCGCTGCATCCGCCCCGGAGCCGCGCGCGCAACGCGAGCTGGGGCCCGGACGGGACGTGGCTGGTGGCGGAGTCGGACGCGCAGGGCTTCAGCGACGTGGTGCGCCTGGCGCCCACGGCGAACGCGGTGGACACGCGGCTGACGCACGAGAAGGCGGGCTGCTTCGAGCCCGCGGTGTCTCCGGACGGCACGCAGGTGGCGTGCGTGTGCAGCACGGAGGGAGACCCGGAGGTCTACGTCTACCGCGCGGATGGCACGGGCGAGCCGCGCCGCATCACCACGTTCTACAAGGAGGACCGCTCACCGCGGTGGAGCCCGGATGGCCAGTGGCTCCTGTTCGTGAGCGACCGCGAGCGCCGGGAGCGGATGTACCTGGTGCGGCCGGATGGCTCCGACCTGCGCGTGCTGTCCGGCGAGGGCTTCGCGGGCGACGAGCGCGAGGCTGTCTTCAGCCCGGACAGCCAGCGCGTGGCGTACGTGGCCCGGCATGCGGACGGCAAGAGCCGCATCTGGGTGGCGAAGGTGGCGGGCGGCGCCCCGGTGGCGCTCACGGACGGCACCCACCGCGACGACATGCCGGCGTGGAGCCCGGACGGCAAGGCGCTGGTGTTCGTCTCCGAGCGCGACGGCGACACCGACCTGTTCCTGATGCGCGCGGACGGCACGGGCCAGACGCGGCTCACCACCGCGAAGGGCGCGGACTGGCTGCCCACCTGGTTCGTGCCGCGTTAG
- a CDS encoding potassium transporter Kup: MLALGAVGIVYGDIGTSPLYALRECFSGTHGVPPTPANVLGVLSLIVWSLIIVVSVKYLLFVMRADNRGEGGILALMALAMQRPRGQSHRARPVLITLGLFGAALIYGDGVITPAISVLSAVEGLSVATPVFKPYVIPISLVILAFLFLVQRKGTAGIGTVFGPLMCVWFLVLAVLGVKELVHNPAVLWSLSPAHGVTFFMDNGVHGFLVLGAVILVVTGGEALYADMGHFGAGPIRRAWFMLVLPALLLNYLGQGALLLRNAEAARNPFFLLAPDWALYPLVALSTAAAVIASQALISGSFSTTRQAMQLGYCPRMEVVHTSAEEMGQIYLPGLNTALLVGVVALVLGFGSSGRLAAAYGIAVTTTMCITTVLAYVVARERWGVRRAVALPIAGVFMLVDLAFFGANATKIADGGWFPLLLAVCVFTLMTTWKRGRDILAAKLRAASISLKDLLGSFGDHPPVRVPGTAIFMTGNPEGTPPALLHNLKHNKVLHEQVVLLTIIPEEIPHVAGVERVEVEPLEQGFVRVVARYGFMENPSIPDVLKRCREKGLQFQLMGTSFFLGRETLIPTKKRAMAGWREALFSWMSRNARSATAYFRIPPNRVVELGSQVEL; encoded by the coding sequence ATGCTGGCACTGGGCGCGGTGGGCATCGTCTACGGAGACATTGGCACCAGCCCGCTGTACGCGCTGCGCGAGTGCTTCAGCGGCACCCACGGCGTCCCCCCGACGCCGGCCAACGTGCTGGGCGTGCTGTCGCTCATCGTCTGGTCGCTCATCATCGTCGTGTCGGTGAAGTACCTGCTGTTCGTGATGCGCGCGGACAACCGGGGCGAGGGCGGCATCCTGGCGCTGATGGCGCTGGCCATGCAGCGGCCCCGGGGGCAGTCACACCGCGCGCGGCCGGTGCTCATCACCCTGGGCCTCTTCGGCGCGGCCCTCATCTACGGCGACGGCGTCATCACCCCGGCCATCTCCGTGCTGAGCGCGGTGGAGGGCCTGAGCGTGGCCACCCCCGTCTTCAAGCCCTACGTCATCCCCATCTCGCTCGTCATCCTGGCGTTCCTGTTCCTCGTGCAGCGCAAGGGCACGGCCGGCATCGGCACCGTGTTCGGCCCGCTCATGTGCGTGTGGTTCCTGGTCCTGGCGGTGCTGGGCGTGAAGGAGCTGGTGCACAACCCCGCGGTGCTTTGGTCGCTGTCGCCCGCGCACGGCGTGACCTTCTTCATGGACAACGGGGTGCACGGCTTCCTGGTGCTGGGCGCCGTCATCCTGGTGGTGACGGGCGGCGAAGCGCTCTACGCGGACATGGGCCACTTCGGCGCGGGGCCCATCCGGCGCGCCTGGTTCATGCTGGTGCTGCCGGCGCTGCTGCTCAACTACCTGGGGCAGGGCGCGCTGCTCCTGCGCAACGCGGAGGCCGCCCGGAACCCCTTCTTCCTGCTGGCCCCGGACTGGGCCCTGTACCCGCTCGTCGCCCTGTCCACGGCCGCCGCGGTGATTGCCTCGCAGGCGCTCATCTCCGGCTCCTTCTCCACCACCCGGCAGGCGATGCAGCTGGGCTACTGCCCGCGCATGGAGGTCGTGCACACGTCCGCGGAGGAGATGGGGCAGATCTACCTGCCCGGCCTCAACACCGCGCTGCTGGTGGGCGTGGTGGCGCTGGTGCTGGGCTTCGGCTCCTCCGGCCGGCTGGCGGCCGCGTACGGCATCGCGGTGACGACGACCATGTGCATCACCACGGTGCTGGCCTACGTGGTGGCCCGCGAGCGCTGGGGTGTCCGCCGCGCCGTGGCGCTGCCCATCGCGGGCGTGTTCATGCTGGTGGACCTGGCCTTCTTCGGCGCCAACGCCACGAAGATCGCCGACGGCGGCTGGTTCCCGCTGCTGCTGGCCGTCTGCGTCTTCACCCTGATGACGACGTGGAAGCGCGGGCGCGACATCCTCGCGGCCAAGCTGCGCGCGGCGAGCATCAGCCTCAAGGACCTGCTGGGCAGCTTCGGGGACCACCCGCCGGTGCGCGTGCCCGGCACCGCCATCTTCATGACGGGCAACCCGGAGGGCACGCCCCCGGCGCTCCTGCACAACCTCAAGCACAACAAGGTGCTGCACGAGCAGGTGGTGCTGCTCACCATCATCCCGGAGGAGATTCCCCACGTCGCGGGCGTGGAGCGCGTGGAGGTGGAGCCCCTGGAGCAGGGCTTCGTGCGCGTCGTCGCCCGCTACGGCTTCATGGAGAACCCCAGCATCCCGGACGTCCTCAAGCGCTGCCGGGAGAAGGGCCTCCAGTTCCAGCTCATGGGCACCAGCTTCTTCCTGGGCCGCGAGACCCTCATCCCCACCAAGAAGCGCGCCATGGCCGGCTGGCGCGAGGCCCTCTTCTCCTGGATGAGCCGCAACGCCCGCAGCGCCACCGCCTACTTCCGCATCCCGCCCAACCGCGTGGTGGAGCTGGGAAGTCAGGTGGAGCTGTAG